One window of Hoplias malabaricus isolate fHopMal1 chromosome 16, fHopMal1.hap1, whole genome shotgun sequence genomic DNA carries:
- the arih1l gene encoding E3 ubiquitin-protein ligase arih1l isoform X1: MDSDEGYNYEFDEEEDEDEEEECSADSGEEEAEDGALELGEVELLEPLLDPLGAGGERGEGAGNRGSGGGGEGLGAGHEDEDYRFEVLTTEQILQHMVECIREVNEVIQNPATITRILLSHFNWDKEKLMERYFDGNLDKLFSECHVINPSKKARTRPMSTRSSNQDMHCQICYLNFPHSYFTGLECGHKFCKQCWGDYLTTKIIEEGMGQTISCPAHNCDILVDDNTVMRLITDSKVKLKYQHLITNSFVECNRLLKWCPAPDCHHVVKVQYPDAKPVRCKCGRQFCFNCGENWHDPVKCKWLRKWIKKCDDDSETSNWIAANTKECPKCHVTIEKDGGCNHMVCRNQNCKAEFCWVCLGPWEPHGSAWYNCNRYNEDDAKAARDAQEVNHTLCSPRGAAAEPSLRSRAALQRYLFYCNRYMNHMQSLRFEHKLYAQVKQKMEEMQQHNMSWIEVQFLKKAVDVLCQCRSTLMFTYVFAFYLKKNNQSIIFENNQADLENATEVLSGYLERDISQDSLQDIKQKVQDKYRYCESRRRVLLQHVHEGYEKDLWEYIED, translated from the exons ATGGACTCGGACGAGGGCTACAACTATGAGTTTGACGAAGAGGAGGacgaggacgaggaggaggagtgcAGCGCGGACAGCGGCGAGGAGGAGGCCGAGGACGGCGCGCTGGAGCTCGGCGAGGTGGAGCTGCTCGAGCCCCTGCTGGACCCGCTGGGGGCTGGAGGAGAGCGCGGAGAAGGCGCGGGGAACCGTGGAAGTGGAGGCGGGGGAGAGGGCCTCGGCGCCGGCCACGAAGACGAGGACTACCGCTTTGAGGTTTTAACCACGGAACAAATCCTCCAACACATGGTGGAATGTATACGGGAGGTCAACGAGGTGATCCAG AACCCAGCGACTATAACCAGAATACTCCTCAGTCACTTTAACTGGGATAAAGAGAAGCTTATGGAGAG GTACTTTGATGGAAACCTCGATAAGTTGTTCTCCGAGTGCCATGTTATAAACCCCAGTAAAAAGGCAAGGACGCGACCCATGAGCACACGCTCGTCCAATCAGGACATGCACTGCCAGATCTGCTACCTGAACTTCCCCCACTCG TATTTCACAGGGCTGGAGTGTGGACACAAGTTCTGTAAGCAGTGCTGGGGGGATTACCTGACCACCAAAATCATCGAGGAGGGAATGGGTCAG ACCATCTCCTGCCCTGCTCACAACTGTGACATTTTGGTAGATGACAACACTGTAAT GCGGCTGATCACGGATTCAAAAGTGAAGTTGAAGTACCAACATTTAATCACAAATAGTTTTGTAGAG tGCAATAGATTGTTGAAATGGTGTCCGGCTCCTGACTGCCATCATGTGGTTAAGGTCCAGTATCCAGATGCCAAACCAGTGCGCTGCAAATGTGGCAGACAGTTCTG CTTCAACTGTGGGGAGAATTGGCACGACCCAGTGAAGTGCAAG TGGTTGAGGAAGTGGATTAAGAAATGTGATGATGACAGTGAAACGTCCAACTGGATTGCAGCGAATACCAAA GAGTGTCCCAAATGTCACGTGACCATTGAAAAGGACGGCGGCTGTAATCACATGGTGTGCCGGAATCAGAACTGCAAGGCGGAGTTCTGCTGGGTTTGTCTGGGCCCCTGGGAGCCGCACGGGTCGGCCTG GTACAACTGCAATCGCTACAATGAAGATGATGCAAAAGCTGCAAGAGATGCTCAGGAGGTAAACCATACACTGTGTTCCCCACGCGGAGCTGCAGCTGAGCCTTCACTG AGGTCCCGCGCAGCTCTGCAGCGTTATCTCTTCTACTGCAACCGTTACATGAACCACATGCAGAGTCTGCGCTTCGAGCACAAGCTGTATGCGCAAGTGAAGCAGAAGATGGAGGAGATgcagcagcacaacatgtcctggATCGAGGTGCAGTTCCTGAAGAAGGCTGTGGATGTGCTGTGCCAGTGCCGCTCCACGCTCATGTTCACCTACGTCTTCGCCTTCTACCTCAAAAAGAACAACCAGTCCATCATCTTCgag AACAATCAGGCCGACCTGGAGAACGCCACGGAGGTGCTCTCTGGATATCTGGAAAGAGACATCTCCCAGGATTCCTTGCAAGACATCAAACAGAAAGTGCAGGATAAGTATAG ATACTGCGAGAGTCGAAGGCGAGTGCTGCTGCAGCACGTACACGAGGGCTACGAGAAAGACTTATGGGAATACATAGAGGACTGA
- the LOC136672035 gene encoding very-long-chain (3R)-3-hydroxyacyl-CoA dehydratase-like has protein sequence MAAAVGAERRDGGSCTGEGLDLNALDTVRRGYLLVFYLLQFLGFTWTFSRLNADLFLLGHDGVYSAFRSCAAVLYVCQMVAPLEVINAALGLIIAPVLPTVIQVMGRNLMLFVVFGSLREMQSKGVTFCVFYLWSSVEMFRCLFHLLEIWGREWRAMTWLWNAVWVLLYPLSTVAEAAAVLQALPIFDESRLFSVPLPERVGFSVSFSFSLRLYLILLLSGLFINMRHILRQRRRCVRIKLD, from the exons ATGGCTGCTGCTGTGGGAGCTGAGCGCAGGGACGGAGGCTCCTGCACCGGTGAGGGTCTGGATCTGAATG CTCTGGACACTGTGAGGAGGGGGTACCTGCTCGTCTTTTACCTGCTGCAGTTCCTGGGCTTCACCTGGACTTTCAGCCGATTAAACGCTGACCTCTTTCTCCTGGGACACG acgGTGTGTACAGTGCATTTAGATCCTGTGCTGCAGTGCTGTATGTGTGTCAGATGGTGGCGCCCTTGGAGGTGATTAATGCAGCTCTGGGTCTCATCATTGCTCCAGTTCTCCCCACAGTCATCcag gtgATGGGGAGGAACCTGATGCTCTTCGTGGTGTTCGGGAGTCTGAGAGAGATGCAGAGCAAAGGTGTGACGTTctgtgtgttctacctgtggaGCTCCGTGGAGATGTTCAG GTGTCTGTTTCACCTGCTGGAGATCTGGGGCAGGGAGTGGAGGGCGATGACGTGGCTCTGGAACGCTGTGTGGGTCCTGCTCTATCCCCTGTCCACGGTGGCAGAAG CTGCTGCCGTCCTTCAGGCTCTTCCTATTTTTGATGAGTCCAGACTCTTCAGCGTCCCCCTCCCCGAGAGGGTAGGCTTCTCCGTcagcttctccttctctctcagaCTCTACCTCATCCTCCTGCTCTCAG GTCTCTTCATTAACATGAGGCACATTCTGAGACAGAGACGAAGATGTGTCCGAATAAAActtgactga
- the arih1l gene encoding E3 ubiquitin-protein ligase arih1l isoform X2, producing the protein MDSDEGYNYEFDEEEDEDEEEECSADSGEEEAEDGALELGEVELLEPLLDPLGAGGERGEGAGNRGSGGGGEGLGAGHEDEDYRFEVLTTEQILQHMVECIREVNEVIQNPATITRILLSHFNWDKEKLMERYFDGNLDKLFSECHVINPSKKARTRPMSTRSSNQDMHCQICYLNFPHSYFTGLECGHKFCKQCWGDYLTTKIIEEGMGQTISCPAHNCDILVDDNTVMRLITDSKVKLKYQHLITNSFVECNRLLKWCPAPDCHHVVKVQYPDAKPVRCKCGRQFCFNCGENWHDPVKCKWLRKWIKKCDDDSETSNWIAANTKECPKCHVTIEKDGGCNHMVCRNQNCKAEFCWVCLGPWEPHGSAWYNCNRYNEDDAKAARDAQERSRAALQRYLFYCNRYMNHMQSLRFEHKLYAQVKQKMEEMQQHNMSWIEVQFLKKAVDVLCQCRSTLMFTYVFAFYLKKNNQSIIFENNQADLENATEVLSGYLERDISQDSLQDIKQKVQDKYRYCESRRRVLLQHVHEGYEKDLWEYIED; encoded by the exons ATGGACTCGGACGAGGGCTACAACTATGAGTTTGACGAAGAGGAGGacgaggacgaggaggaggagtgcAGCGCGGACAGCGGCGAGGAGGAGGCCGAGGACGGCGCGCTGGAGCTCGGCGAGGTGGAGCTGCTCGAGCCCCTGCTGGACCCGCTGGGGGCTGGAGGAGAGCGCGGAGAAGGCGCGGGGAACCGTGGAAGTGGAGGCGGGGGAGAGGGCCTCGGCGCCGGCCACGAAGACGAGGACTACCGCTTTGAGGTTTTAACCACGGAACAAATCCTCCAACACATGGTGGAATGTATACGGGAGGTCAACGAGGTGATCCAG AACCCAGCGACTATAACCAGAATACTCCTCAGTCACTTTAACTGGGATAAAGAGAAGCTTATGGAGAG GTACTTTGATGGAAACCTCGATAAGTTGTTCTCCGAGTGCCATGTTATAAACCCCAGTAAAAAGGCAAGGACGCGACCCATGAGCACACGCTCGTCCAATCAGGACATGCACTGCCAGATCTGCTACCTGAACTTCCCCCACTCG TATTTCACAGGGCTGGAGTGTGGACACAAGTTCTGTAAGCAGTGCTGGGGGGATTACCTGACCACCAAAATCATCGAGGAGGGAATGGGTCAG ACCATCTCCTGCCCTGCTCACAACTGTGACATTTTGGTAGATGACAACACTGTAAT GCGGCTGATCACGGATTCAAAAGTGAAGTTGAAGTACCAACATTTAATCACAAATAGTTTTGTAGAG tGCAATAGATTGTTGAAATGGTGTCCGGCTCCTGACTGCCATCATGTGGTTAAGGTCCAGTATCCAGATGCCAAACCAGTGCGCTGCAAATGTGGCAGACAGTTCTG CTTCAACTGTGGGGAGAATTGGCACGACCCAGTGAAGTGCAAG TGGTTGAGGAAGTGGATTAAGAAATGTGATGATGACAGTGAAACGTCCAACTGGATTGCAGCGAATACCAAA GAGTGTCCCAAATGTCACGTGACCATTGAAAAGGACGGCGGCTGTAATCACATGGTGTGCCGGAATCAGAACTGCAAGGCGGAGTTCTGCTGGGTTTGTCTGGGCCCCTGGGAGCCGCACGGGTCGGCCTG GTACAACTGCAATCGCTACAATGAAGATGATGCAAAAGCTGCAAGAGATGCTCAGGAG AGGTCCCGCGCAGCTCTGCAGCGTTATCTCTTCTACTGCAACCGTTACATGAACCACATGCAGAGTCTGCGCTTCGAGCACAAGCTGTATGCGCAAGTGAAGCAGAAGATGGAGGAGATgcagcagcacaacatgtcctggATCGAGGTGCAGTTCCTGAAGAAGGCTGTGGATGTGCTGTGCCAGTGCCGCTCCACGCTCATGTTCACCTACGTCTTCGCCTTCTACCTCAAAAAGAACAACCAGTCCATCATCTTCgag AACAATCAGGCCGACCTGGAGAACGCCACGGAGGTGCTCTCTGGATATCTGGAAAGAGACATCTCCCAGGATTCCTTGCAAGACATCAAACAGAAAGTGCAGGATAAGTATAG ATACTGCGAGAGTCGAAGGCGAGTGCTGCTGCAGCACGTACACGAGGGCTACGAGAAAGACTTATGGGAATACATAGAGGACTGA